The nucleotide sequence TGATTTTATGTTGCTAGTTTTAAAATCATTTCTAATTTGGTTATATAGTTATGTGATTGGTTATATAATACAGTTTATCTTAGCTGTCGCTTTATGGCAAACCATGAAAAAGCCCTGTAGTTCGTAGTTTGAGATatcagaaataaataagaaacaaaatacaaagagTACTTACATTTtgatttgcaaaatatttagaAGAGACCATGACCTCGGTCGCAGGGTCATGAAAAATAGATGAGCGGATGTAAAATACCACTGtcatataaatgtttttatttctacgCACGTTTTAAAAGTTGTGATGTTTGCTTGTTTTCTTTAATAGACCTTGCAGCGGCTTGAGAGCTGTTTGACGTGCaatgaaatatatattatggTGAATAGACAAACATATTCTcgttaaaattatatgtagAACATTCTTCACTTCCTCACTGGCGCTATGAAAGTTTATGAAGTAGAAACTGTTTGCTGTGTTTCATATGCGTGATGAGTTTACCGTGCTAGTGCATATCTTTTAaggaataatataaataatgttctaGCACCTTAAATTGTGTGTTAATCGAACGATTTAAACAGTGTCTTCCTTTGTTTGCTTAGATatctttgtttacatatttatttagcaaatatactagtaatattaataacttaattttttctTGTTCTCAGCTCTAACGGTCAGATTTTTGACAAAAAGATACATCGGAGAGTACGACCATCAACAAGGTAATTTTTGCTTAACTTATTTGTTCGAAATATTTACCCACCATTGTGTTTAAGTGAAAACTTCGAGAAAATTGTTTCCTGGAACTATTAATTGAACATATTAACTGTAATTAATACCATTATTAAATCAGATtgtgatttcaattttattcagcCTTTACTCAGAATTGGGACTGctttacaattaatttacacTTTGGCTTTAAGAGTAATAAAAGGAATAATAAGCTTTTAATTACCTTTTCACGATAATTCAATGAAGTAGAAAGCAAACACGACAATGCTCTCGCTGTAGCTTCTCTGTACTCGGTTGAGCAGTTCCACTGAAAACCTTTTACGTACAAAAGAATTacgtaaatgaaatattttattctgttttcaGACAGCAAATACAAACACGAAGCGCTTCTGGATGGAGAGCCGATATTATTTGAGATTCTGGATACCTGCCCCAAGGTAACTCTTTGATTTTAAATCTGCTTGTAATTGTAATTATTCGTCATCACCcttcatcatcagctttttcaCTGTCGCAATGTACGTCACAGGCCTTTTCTCACACAGAGATAGGATGACCGGTAATCACCACGTGCGCTCAAGGCAGATTGGCGATTTTAGCATTAAAGTCGCGGTTTCCTGGcatgaaattattaaaagattGTACTTTTGTTAAACACTGGGTCTTACTATCTTTTGCAAAGATGATTCAAGTGTAAACAAAATGGTTAATTTTCATTATGAATATATTAGAACCTTTTTTTGGCACTTCCATCAAAGCATTTATGGCAGATTTTTCTAATAGAAATAACTTTATAATCGCCTGTTCATCAAGCGGACCCAAAAACTTTGCTTAAGTGGACCATCTCAATTCTCAAACCATGTCAAAAATTTAACATTATTGTGACAAACAATCagacaaaaaaaacagttacgAAAAAAGCtagataaataattacaaatccATTCTTTGCCAAATCATATTATTCAAAGTGTCGCCTAGCATCGGGAAGAGAGTAACGATACGCATGGAAGCAGAAGTTGGCAAGCCACACCGGTAGTTAGACACTTCGATATATTGTAATACTACATATGTTTAGCGTACAGTTACCTACGTGTTTTTCTTTGAACCTTGAATTTGATTTCGATGTCTGTCGTTAATATGAGACACGTTTGACAGCACTGTTAGATATTTAGATGTGTTCGGAGGTAGGTATGACTAGCACTGTGCGCTATTTGCCTCAAAAAGTACCTAAACATTATAAAATCCGTATGATTACAATGTAGATAGCTAGTGGTGATAAGCACCTCTACCTGCCCCCAAAACTTTTAACTTGGCCGATTCAAACAAGACGATTACTGTACAATATAGGCGTCTACGATTTCAATACGTTTTACATTTCTATGGATATCATACAGAACAAAAAACACTCATAAACAAcggaacaataaaacaataacactaACTAAAAGGCAAACGCCACAACAGCCCTCGAACTATAACAAGCCCGTTATTTCAGAGCATAGAAGAGCTGCCGGGTAACGATATCGCCCAGTGGGCCGATGGTCTGTTTCTCGTGTACTCGATCACCGACCGCGAGTCCTTCAACTATGTGCGGCGCGCCAAGCAGAGCCTGCAGCCTGAGATACCGCTCGCTCTAGTCGGCAATAAGGCCGATATGGTGCACTTGAGACAGGTTTGTTCAAACTTTTTacttaagaaaatattatttcctcttTACTATATAAGAAAAGACTAACAGTTGCCCGCGGCTTCGTACTCGGAgggatttttttatcataagcGGGTTGGATAACCAAACTATCCGGTTGCAATCATTTCTGAGATCTACACCAGCCACTAAGTTTATCCCTGTAATTTATTAGATTGTCCGTTCAgaataggaaaaaaaaaattaaacgtaacattttaaatgtcaagCTGTATACTTCATAAACATAGGACTTTCATACCGATTACCAACTTCCATTTAACCTCATTAGAAACTCCACccaagtaaaaaaaactgttagaGCATTTTTACAAAACCAAAAACTAAATGTTGGCAGactaaacagaaaataatattgttcaaTTACCTTAATAACGAGTATGAGTGCTAATTAaacgttaaaattaattaatttgaaagatACCAATCGAAACTGATCAGTGGTTCCACATGAAATGGAATGTAAGCACTTCACTTTGTGTCACACAGCGAAGTGATtgcacaaattaattaattgcattATAACACACTGCCGTCATTGTAAACTGTTTAATTAGTAGTGCGttcataaataagttaaatGAATTCTTTACATTACAGGTGAGCCCCGAGGAAGGCGAGATTCTGGCCAAAGATTTCGAGTGCAGCTTCGCTGAGGTAGCCGCCGCCGAGCAAGTCAACCAAGTGGGCGAGGTGTTCCACGAGCTGTGCCGCGAGGTGCTCACCCACCGACGGCGCGCCAAGCACAGCCTGCTGGACCGCATGCTCGGCTCCAAGACAGCTTACCGCGTATACTCGCGGGGGAAGAGCGACAGCGCGTTACCGAAAGATTAGCCCGCGCTCAAGCCCTCGGGGGCTAAGGGCAATGCTGAAGCAATGCACGAAATAATACCGAATGGAAAGATCCCACAACCCTGCGCTCATTGCTCCTCTACGTTTTCCGTATGCTGCCTCATGTAAGAGTTCATCGACTCAACGGCAGAATACTTCATGACTGTTTAGGAATTGTTTACTTATTTCCTATTTATGTATTcgctaattaaataaatgtagaagtttaaaattgttgtcTTCGTAATACTGGTGCGTTGTAAAGGCAGAGACAACATTATGCATGAATGGCAACCCTGATTCGTGTCATGGGTTAAGTGGGTCCCCTTTTTGAGAGAAAAGAACTGTTCATGGTCGACTGAAACGGTATGTTGTGTGCTAACAAAACGAATAAAATTCACTTTAGCTGATCGTGCTCACAAAGAGCTAAAGTGAATTATTAgcttacttaaatataaatcgaTGGGAATGCCTTGGAGTTAGAAATGATGGGACTAAAATGTGGAttgtcttattaaaaataatatttattcgtCGATATTAAgaatttttggaaaataaaaaatatgagaataaTTGCAtgatcaaaattaaacaaacgaTATAACGTAACAATTTAgtccaattaatttatttaagtgtgATAAAACTATTGTGAAAATCTCATGTTTGGTTGTTCGCTTGTTAAAGACATAACGAGTTAATTTGTGTATATTTAGTTGATATAATATTTACGGGGAAATAAAGAGCATTGTCACCAGATTAATCAAATTATAGCTGTTTCAAGTAATACTGTATGCACGCTGTTTAGCGAATAAGTAGTTGGAATTCAGAATATCACTGGTAGATATTTTTGCCTATAATAGAAATAATGCACTCAATATACCAATATACTCGTATTAATGTAAGTCAGTTCAGAACTTTTTAGATAATAATCCTGGCCTTCAAGAGAGactatattataataacaatcaCTGCCGATAGTCACTGCACGATAAGTATAACGACCAATACTTAGTCGATAATATTATGACCACCTAATGACCCATCACTTCACCTGTCGTGCCAACAAACATGGTGGAAGAACATGGcctatttactatttaaataagtattttaaaatgttatatcGTAGTTAGAAGTTGAAATTCATTATATTCGCCACGGACAACTTTGCGACTGAAAACCTTACGTATTCAGATTTGGTGCAAAAAAAGTATTAtacaaaagccaaaaaaaaatatttactaggtatattaaattttatccGATTCTAGTCAGTGTTCACATAGACTTAAAAGTTAAGAAATATACTTCAATTTAAGAAATTCAATATATTACTCAATGCTATGGCAGTTtaatgttctaaaaataatacagttgTTCACATTAGATAAATAGTATTCaaagtatttacttaaaataaaatccgaTCTATTTTGTGCTTAcaatataatcattaaaaataataatgtagttaAAAATCCAATTTAATTCAATCAAATATATTTACCGAAGTCTCATAGatatagaagaaaaaaatagtcatgatatattatattaaatccAGTAGCTGTTGAAATCCAaagtatattttagaaaaatacacACTCTGTAGACGATTAAGCTGAATACATAGTGTTTGTTCCACACGAAAATATACTATTTACTAGAAGTAGAAGAAATTGAATTGTAGAAACCTATGCATTTTATCTGTTAACGAAAATAATGTTTCGATTTAAGAATTCTGTAGAACAATAAAgcaaattgaaaatgtattgcgttatttatttactggttACCCTTAGTAGTCTAGTTGACCTCctgattaaaattgaaaattgaccAAATTGACTTTCAGAGGAGATAAATGTGGCAAGAAGGTCACGCACGCTGATCTGAAGTGATTATTACTTGGTAGTTCTATAGAAAACATATACTAGTTTCAAATCTGTGATAATATTTATTGGTAACTTGATGATTGGGAAGCTACCCAAAAAATTTGGAGTAAACGAAAACTCGATTCTAAATTGCAAAAACACAATACAACTACGAAATACTCCCCCTAAGAGCATCACAGAATTGACAAACAAAGTAATAATGAGCCGCGATTAAAAAATGACTAGCCAGTCACAAAGGCAACCCCGGAGTCACACATAAAAAGGGTAATCTCGGCAAAGTGgccctaaattaaaataaaactgctcCCCTAGTTTCATCGCGTCAAGAACCCACCAATCAAATCACAGCTTTGGTTTTACGTCACGCGTCTGACAGTTGATCGTACGAATGACATATTTTAAAGATGGCACCCCATTCTATTGTCTGTGGATGCGGCTGGCCATGCATTGTCTGCAGTAGTTTATTGTGGGGTACTTTTGTCGGCACTCAAGCCCTCCCTATGATAAGCGCGCCAGATTTATGATGCACAGAATCAGATTGCATGTGATAGTTCCAATAGGTAATCTAAGGTCCATAAGTTATTTAGAAACtatgaagtaggtattatttattatcctaGAATAAACAAGAccttatattctttattagcataaaataaatgtcGAGTGAGATAACATTTCAACTAGTCACGAAAAGGCTTAATtaaccaattttaaaacaaatgtttctgCACTGCCGAATATCGAAAAAAGTTCGATACCAATTCGCCAATAGGTCAGATTTTATTGAAACCCCTGGCATGTACCGTCCGGTTTTAACAACCAATCAAACTGACGATGACATTGATACCTTCGGGAGTACAATACCACAACGAATACTAGCAATCAAACTCTGCCGtcaatctaaatatttaacaacCTCGCGTTTTGGAAATCTGcacaacaatgtttgttttAGGTATTGGTTAGTTAGCAGTTAATAGTTCTGATTtctatattaaaactaggtattcattgaaagtaacaaaatataggtacaaaaaatattttaatatctgttATTGATTTTACCTATTGCTATTAAAGTATTTGGCCCAATCGCAAAATGTCGTTTTCCCTACATCTTCAATAGCATTCATCTTATGATTCTTCCTGCTTTACTGTCTCTTACAAAGTCCGTGCAAGTTTAGTAGAAATCATATCTataagatatacctacctatgactAAGCGACAAATTAAATTTAGCATTTAACATACATGGCAATGATATTTTCACTAACATAAACGTAGTcggtaaaacatatttaatataaattaaggaTAGGTACTGAGTCACAGTAATTAAAACTGCCCATTACCGCAAAGGAAAAGTACAGATTTATATATTCCCTGCACTTTTTAACGACAGCCCAAATCCGAGTTTAATTTCAACCATAATTAAGTACATTTTGAATATGAATTTCGGCTTACAGGACTTAAACTgattcaatttcatttcatttaaaatttgtcGTGTACGTTCTTAAACCGGATTCATTACCGCGCACAGTATACAGATTATTTATTCAGATacaaatataaacttttatttatctttccATTTACCTAGTTTCGTAAATTATTCTTAATTCTGAGCGCAAGATGTAGGTGAACAGCCACCAAAGCAATGTGGTACTAATTTCAAAGTAATGGGGGTTCGGAACGAGGAACACGGAAAAAattcggtaaaattaaaagcGCGCCAATAAAATTGGTTATTGAATTATGTCATCGGCGCAATGGAGCTTTGGACATTGATTGATTTCCATGCAACCTGTCACCCCCACCTCCGACCCTTTGCGCCCTAGAATCTGTTATCATTCAGTATATTTGCATATCTTTATCACAACACCTGAAAAAATTTGctcctaaattaaaaaaaaatctttgattcGATAAGACTAGTGTTAATATTAATAGCAAATGACTTGAAAAATGTAAGTTAAATGTTCATGtaacgtgtttattttttttacttgtgtTCTGATTTTCATAAAGTTCgtctatattttttcatttcagttCGTCCATATTTTTTTCGCCATTTCAGCTTCAGCATCATGATGGTTTTTCAATGTCGGTTTATCGTTTCTAGATCAAATAGAATTAATTCTTACGTACTATCTAGCTTTTACTCATATTGTTTTATCCTTTTCTCATGTTGCTAAGAAATGTAAGACAGTTAAGGGTCGTGTAAAAATTGCATACTTGTTCTTCTTGAAAACATggaaggatttttatttatttcggtaATTTTCAcgacctaattttatttatttttatagcatgTTAGAATAtacctttttcataatttatttattataaagaaggTACCTcagttcataaataatacaaatccaGACCGTAGAGTCAATTAGTATcttacctagccttttcccatggCCTTTTTCCCATGGAGTATTTAGTTCACGTATCAGCCGAATTACATAATAGGCATAGTGGATGAAAAGTAATTAATCAGaattttagataaccctaaaataatggacccGTATTTTCTCTTATCTCTCACAAACAAGTAACAACGAAGATGCAAcatgatttaattttgtgttacgtcactttaAAGAACAAATTTTACATCGTGACGTAACGAGCCCTCACTCTCAATCTTCGTTGCGTTATATCTTAGAAAAtgtctaatgttttttttaaattttaatctaaaattcGGACTAATAAAATTCACTATTTTTTTATCGccatcaataaattaaatacatgcATGGTAGTTGTTATCATAAgtaacattttgaatattttatatttatttttataaatgaaaatatgctttttgattttaacatacctacatgcattgttatttttgtctgctaCATCTACTAATAATTTTCACACGTAGAGTTACTTTGCCATTTATCATATTATCTAGTTAGGAACGAGTTTTATCAAATGTATACTGGGAacaaatagatataaataatattggagAATTATTGCATCACCGAGAACataaaagtcagttttcttaaacaaactgtttactatttttaaggttctattttctaaataaagagCTATTTTTAGAAAAACGGACGTCCACGTTGTCAGTGAAAATTAGCCTCAATATATTCGATTCAAGTATCGCGactgtcataaataaataatgcattgatCGTTCCAAATATGAATGACTTCCAATGGACAACGATTGGGGCGtgccccgcgccccgccgcgcccgccggtCCAACCCCGACGGGTCTGCGCAAGAGTCACTCAATCATCAACCAACCCCCAGACGTAAACAGTGACGTAGTCTAATAGACcaatacttttctttttaattatttttcattgtgaagtgtattttttgtgttaattttcaaaaagtgATTTGTGACTTTAGTGAcagttagtaatattttttttgcagtttttttttttacgttcaTAAAATACATTTCGCAATTGGACTGAAAAGGTAACTTTTTCAAGATTCTTTTTATAACCAGAGGAGCTTTCGATTAACAAAGACTCTTTTAATTTTGCAACCGCGAACTTTTAAAAGCTGTGCAAATGATAAAAccaaataagtaaatatgtaccAATTTTTGCTTTGCGTGTCTACGAATTTAAATGGTGTTaaacatgtatttattgttattgcgaATGTCAACTTGCCTCTGCAATTCAGTATTTTGGCTTTTACTATTTAACCTTCCCGCTATGTAACTTAAATTATATCTCAATTTTCAAACGATCTTCAGACTACGCTTAGTTGTTTTATATGTACTTAGGCAATGTACAGTCCATACATATCGAAACCTGGTACAGTGTGACTTGCACAAATTGTTGGCGAAAATGATCTTATGATTTAAGTACTTTGATCTCACTTTTTATCTAACATTGTATCATTATCTGAGGACCACCTTTTAGCCAGCTGCGGTAGGTCTTCAGCCGTCAAATAGGCTATCAAGTACGTGCGGGCTATTGAAAGGGTTAAGATGTATTACTTTTGAGGAAACTTGATAGTTTTGAGCTTGGGTTGTCTTCATGTATCAATGAGCCCTTGATGACACAACGTTAGGAGTCTGCCTAAACTTGCATCTTTTGCATTAAAATTTTTATgatataataacatacattaactATGCTAAATATGctatttaataatttccatGTATGTagggaaataatatttagtttgtttttattgcgtttatatttactagcttccgcccgcggcccGAGGTAACTGTCCTATGCCCTTCTCCTGGATCTAAGCTATCTCTTAAAACTAATTTTCATCTTAAGCGTGTGACATCATGCTTTcaattcttctttatttaagTACCGTCGCGTCGTACAAATCCTTGACGTAATGATGATGACTTATACAGTCTTTGTTTCAAAATCTACTTTACTTAACTTAATACTATACTTACACTTATATTACTTATACTTTACTTAACTTAATTTTCTATttgtatatttacttttttctgtttAAATTTTTCGGGAAATATAACTTCATCGTAATTTCACATCTTTGAGTACCCGCTCACTGCAGACTGAACATTCGGTAGACGATTTACCCGGACGGTTGGCAATTTCTTTTTTAACGAAACTCTTGACTCtaagtaattaatgtttttagtcggtctgataccggcgaaatacctacctatctttgcaatatgcgtactaccattcattatgagcccaaacaaactatcggcgactaaaagtttgcagtgcacCATTCCTGGGATACGCAATAATAAACATTGCAATACTAATtgagtaaaatattaatgacaTATAAAATCGACAATACTTaacttaattttctattttgtatatttacttttttctgtttAAATTTTTCGCGAAATATAACTTCATCGTAATTTCACACTCTCTCATCTTTGAGTAGCCGCAAACTGCAGACTCAACATTCGGTTGACGATTCACCGACGGTTGGCAATTTCTTCAATGCAATTTCTTCATTTCTTCAAACGAAACTCTTGActctaattaatgtttttagtcggtctgatccCGAcgaaatacctgatctttgtaatacgcgtactaccattcattatgagcccaaacaaactatcggcgactaaaaatttgcagtgtACCATTCCTGGGATacgcaaaaataaacattgcaaTACTAATtgagtaaaatattaatgacaTATAAAATCGACAATAATTTAACCACCATGTGAGTGGTTTAAATAAATTCGACATACTGATGGATTAAGGACTGCGGTCTCGATAAATATGCCAacgatattataaatatgtggATTCCAGTTATAATTACTGGTCaatatatttacagtttaaacgcaaaatttaattgttacttaactgggtaatattataaacgtgtcAATTTGTACGTGTGGATAATTTACTCTTTCATGTATTAACTGCGGAGAGATTTTTCGATAACCTGTAGGTTTCGGCTGTCATTagaaaatctttggcagtcgttacgggtagtcagaagccggtaagtctgacaaccagtcttacctagacgCAATaggccgggtaactgggttgaggaggtcggataggcaatcgctccttctagaacactgatactcagctgcatccagagagaatggaagccgaccccgacatagttagCGAGGCAGATGATGAACCTTTGagtgatttttataaaaagacaACACTGTAAAGATAAGTTTTTGCAGCTGTTTCCCATTGTTCCACCCGCGAATTGCTTCTCCTTCTCGGAGAAAAAGTAGCCTAGGTTGTTTTTCAGACTCTTTACTATAGTATCTGTTAAAAACAAATCATTAATGGTTCAGTCAGTAGTAGTGGCGCGAATGTGCGACAAACAGAAAGATGTAATTAAGGATAgtaatacatatataatgtaagtacctatctatgtgTTTCTGCTAATTGGATCCGGGAAGTAGTGGGACTCGGATAGAGACAAGACCTCGA is from Helicoverpa armigera isolate CAAS_96S chromosome 1, ASM3070526v1, whole genome shotgun sequence and encodes:
- the LOC110373030 gene encoding ras-related and estrogen-regulated growth inhibitor, which codes for MSVSVAHVFIDWGAEAFCFEFARNRSTDEVEARRVPCKMSARGIRRKKSSLSEVKVAVVGAPSVGKSALTVRFLTKRYIGEYDHQQDSKYKHEALLDGEPILFEILDTCPKSIEELPGNDIAQWADGLFLVYSITDRESFNYVRRAKQSLQPEIPLALVGNKADMVHLRQVSPEEGEILAKDFECSFAEVAAAEQVNQVGEVFHELCREVLTHRRRAKHSLLDRMLGSKTAYRVYSRGKSDSALPKD